A DNA window from Arachis duranensis cultivar V14167 chromosome 3, aradu.V14167.gnm2.J7QH, whole genome shotgun sequence contains the following coding sequences:
- the LOC107480948 gene encoding uncharacterized protein LOC107480948 gives MASEESFVVLVHHRGSIKRKIRSDVKFTDKNPLSIFMRPTTSYDDLVNFVLQKLGLVGVKRVKKFFYRIPISVLQEIVKYDCFTIGSDEDLQVIFHCHRQFHKVRTHELLAKLVDVVSSSMGSNRHTPTVGTVAGSNSRPAGISSSVPVYEPPVEPVASPLLDDSDDDDVEPDIIADDSGDDIGASEPAGAGGGSSSGTEQYPSHFSSLDLEAMRQEGVPGEAAGFEATDAEGSAGLIEFQVGQQFQDKDEAVLSVKTYSIRRGVQYKVVESDYRRYVRKCSEFGSGCTWLIRLSLRQRKGIWEVKRYNGPNTCLATSIWSDHRSLDYHVISKFIMPIVRADAFVSINFLLNATTAHFGFRPTYMRVWLAKQKAVAVIYGDWDKSYHELPRWVLGVQMMMPGTVAVLRTSPVRVGGQRHSVIVSRWSVLMSPICMRVLVLLSLPPASARDPAAESASYIRQTFKGKDARRLLVNVAYAKTEHGDESRRFGHMTTNISECVNSILKGVRNLPMCSLVKATYGRLAELFVRKGREAEA, from the exons ATGGCTAGTGAAGAGAGTTTTGTAGTCTTGGTTCACCATAGAGGATCGATTAAGAGGAAAATACGATCCGATGTGAAATTCACCGATAAGAATCCTCTCAGTATTTTCATGAGGCCTACGACGAGCTATGATGACCTTGTTAATTTTGTACTACAGAAACTTGGTCTGGTAGGCGTGAAACGGGTTAAGAAGTTTTTCTATCGCATTCCAATCTCGGTCCTGCAAGAAATTGTGAAGTATGATTGTTTCACGATCGGGAGTGATGAGGACTTGCAGGTCATATTTCATTGTCATCGGCAGTTCCACAAAGTTAGGACACATGAACTATTAGCGAAGTTGGTTGATGTGGTATCTAGCTCGATGGGTTCCAACCGGCATACCCCCACTGTAGGCACGGTAGCTGGTTCTAACTCTAGACCTGCTGGCATATCTTCGTCTGTACCTGTGTATGAACCTCCGGTCGAACCTGTCGCCTCCCCTT TATTGGATGATTCAGACGATGATGATGTAGAGCCAGATATCATTGCTGATGATAGTGGCGACGATATTGGAGCCAGTGAGCCAGCTGGGGCCGGAGGTGGTTCAAGCTCTGGCACAGAGCAGTACCCTTCGcacttttcatctttggacTTGGAGGCCATGAGGCAGGAGGGGGTTCCTGGGGAGGCTGCTGGATTTGAAGCTACAGATGCCGAAGGGTCTGCAGGTCTGATAGAGTTTCAGGTTGGTCAGCAATTTCAGGATAAAGATGAGGCTGTGTTAAGTGTGAAGACGTACAGCATCCGACGCGGGGTACAGTACAAGGTGGTGGAGTCTGACTATCGCCGGTATGTTAGGAAGTGTTCTGAGTTTGGGAGtgggtgcacatggttgattcggCTTAGTCTCCGGCAGCGCAAGGGCATTTGGGAGGTCAAACGGTACAACGGACCAAATACGTGTCTCGCAACCTCCATCTGGAGCGACCACAGGAGTTTGGATTATCATGTGATCTCAAAATTTATCATGCCAATAGTTAGGGCTGATGCATTCGTTAGCATCAATTTTCTCCTGAATGCCACGACCGCACACTTTGGGTTCAGGCCGACGTACATGAGGGTTTGGTTGGCGAAGCAGAAGGCCGTTGCCGTTATCTACGGTGATTGGGATAAGTCGTACCATGAGCTCCCTAGGTGGGTTTTAGGAGTTCAGATGATGATGCCTGGTACTGTTGCAGTCCTTCGGACGAGTCCTGTTCGAGTTGGGGGACAG AGGCATTCCGTCATTGTAAGCCGTTGGTCAGTATTGATGTCACCCATCTGTATGCGAGTCCTGGTCCTTCTTTCTCTCCCACCTGCGTCAGCACGTGACCCCGCAGCCGAGTCTGCTAGTTATATCAGACAG ACCTTCAAGGGCAAGGACGCAAGGAGGCTGCTTGTGAATGTAGCATATGCTAAGACCGAG CATGGGGATGAGAGTCGGCGATTTGGGCACATGACGACAAACATCTCTGAGTGTGTTAATTCAATCCTGAAGGGGGTTAGGAATCTTCCTATGTGCTCGCTGGTGAAGGCAACTTACGGGAGGTTGGCAGAACTATTTGTCCGCAAGGGGAGAGAGGCTGAGGCGTAG